The DNA region CGATGGGACGCAGACCGACCCAGTCATGTAGCCACTGGTGCACACCACGCCCTCGCGGGCCAGCCGGTCGATGCAGGGCGTCTTGAATTCTCCTGCCCCTTGAAACGAAAAGTCGTTGAATCCGGCATCGTCCGCGTAGATCAGAAGAATGCTGGGCTTGTCGGCGGCCCGGAGAAGCCCCGAGCAAGTGGCGGTGCAACAAACGACCAGCGCGATTCGAGCGAGCAGAAGATTCATAGGGTCCGCGGGGGGATAGGTGAAGAACGGGTTGGAAGCGACACAACCGAACACCAAGCCGCCGGCCGTGACACGGTGGGTTTAGACACCGCGTGAAGACAAAGGGGACACCGCAAGATCACCAGCCCTTCTTGCCAGGAATCGGCGGCGGCAGAAAATCATGCGCACGCATCATCTGGGCGCTCAGCACCGTGCGTAGCCGGTTCTCGACCTCGCGCGCCTCCGCCGAGCCCGCCAGGTTGTTGAGCTCCAGCGGGTCTTCGGCCAGGTCGTACAGCTCGAACATGGCGCGGTCGGAGAAGTAGAGGCGCGAATGCAACTCGCTCAGCTCGCCCGCTCCGTTGCGTTTCTTTAGATGATTGAAAAAGGGCGCATGGTCGAAGTCGACCGGCGTGTAGGGGAGTTGCCAGATGCAGTTGTAGATCCGTTTGAATCGCTCGCTCACCACGGCCCTTCCCAGGTCAAATGCAGAGCTGTTCACGGGGAGGGCGGCGGTATGCCCCATGCGTTCCGCGAAGACGTACTCACGCGCCTCGTAGTCGCGGCCCGCTAGCCCCGGGTAGAAGCTCTTGCCGGTGATCTCACTCGGGATACTGAGTCCGATCGCTTCAAGCAGGGTAGGAACAAGGTCTTCCGCGCTGACAAGCGGCGTTAGTTCTGTCCCTGCGTGCTCGTCGTGGGGCAAGCGGATGATCAGGGGCACCCAGATCCCCAGTTCGTTGAGCGTGCCTTTGCCGCGGAACTGACTCCCGCCATTGTCGCCGATGAACACGACGATCGTGTTGTCGTATAGCTCGCGCTCCCGAAGTACCTCCAAAGCCCGACCGGTGTGGGCGTCGAGCCGGTTGATCTCGTTGTAGTACTCCGCGAGGTCCTTCCGCACGCCTGGCGTGTCTGGATAGGTTTCCGGCAGAGTCAGTTGGCGCGGATCGATGGGGTCCGGCTTGGGGGCGTCGTCCCAACCGCGGTGGGGATCGCTCCAGCATAGCTGCAGGAAAAAGGGCCGATCGGCGGGCTTCTGATCGAGAAACTCCTGCATCTGCTTCAGGGCCTGTTCACCGAGATTCGGGTGGCCGGCGACCCTGCAGAAGTCGACACGCTCTTTGATGTTCGGCAGCTCGTCTTGCGTCAGCAGGGCGCGTATCGCGGGGCGGTTGGCGTCGCCCGATCCATCCAGGTGGTACGCACGACCGCACAAGCCCGTGAAGTACCCAACCTGCGAGAGGTATTCCGGCAGGATCTTAACTTCGCGCCGAAGGTTGTCTGAAAAGCGACACAGCCCGATTTCCAACGGCATTCTTCCCGTCAGTATGGACGCCCGTGAAGGCACGCACTGCGGCGCCGTCACATAAGCACGGCGGCACAAGATGCCGTGCTGGCTCAGTCGGTCGAGCACCGGGGTGCGGACGTCGGGGTTCCCGTAGCAACCGACATGCGGCGCGCTATGATCGTCCGAAACCACCAGCAGGATGTTGGGGTAGGTGGTCCTGCTCTCTTCGACAGCAGCGGCCCCCTCAGCCACCGGACAAAGCAGCACGAGTACAAGGCAGGCCTGCAGCGTGGCGGGCACGGCGATTGCGCCAAGCTAGGCAATATGCGACCCTCTAGGCAAGCCGGCGTTTGGAATGGCAGCAGGTGTTGCCTGGCGGCCGGCGGGACCTGGAGGGATGGGCATGGGCGCCAAGGCGAGCGTGCGGATTGCGGAGCATTTCGAGGGCCTCACCGACCCGCGTCGGCGTGAGGTGACCTACCCGCTGGTGAACATCGTGGCGATGGCGTTGTGCGCGGTGCTGAGCGGGGCGGACGACTTCGTGGCGATCGCCGACTGGTCGCGGGAGAAGAAGGATTGGCTGGCGAGATTCTTGGACATGAGCAGTGGGGTCCCCTCGCACGACCGCTTCAACGCGGTCTTCGCGGCGATCAAGCCGGCGGAGTTCGAGAAGTGCCTGCTGAGCTTCATCACGGCGTTGCACGAGGTGACCGAAGGGCAGGTGATCGCGATCGACGGCAAGACCTTACGGAGGAGCTTCGACGCGGCGAGCAGCAAGGCGCCGATCCACATGGTCAGCGCGTGGGCGTCGGCCAATCACATCGCGCTGGGGCAGGTGGTCACCGACGCGAAGAGCAACGAGATCACGGCCATTCCCAAGCTGCTGGATATCCTAGAAATCCAGGGGTGTTTGGTGACGATCGATGCGATGGGCTGCCAGCGGGAGATCGCCGAGCAGATCGTCGTGGGAGGGGGGGACTACGTGCTGGCGGTCAAGGGGAACCAGCCCAAGCTGCACACAGCGATCAAGGGCTTCTTCGCCGCCCACCTCGAAGACGATTGCAGCGGCATCGATTGCCGCCGCTCCGAGTCGCACGAGAAGGGGCACGGCCGGCAGGACGATCGCTACTACTACTTAGCGAAGCTTCCGGACGGGTTCGACGAGGGGAGCAAGTGGCGCGGGCTCAAGGCGATCGGCCTGGCGTGCCGCATCACGACCCACGCCGACGGAACGCAGACGCACGACACCCGCTACTACATCGCCAGCCGCTACCTCAGCGGCCAAAAGTTCGCCGACGCGGTCCGTGGCCACTGGGCGATCGAGAACGCGTTGCACTGGCAACTAGACGTCACCTTCGGCGAAGACCAATGCCGCATCCGCAAAGGCCACGCCGACGCCAACTTCAGCCTGCTGCGCAGGACAGCGCTGAGCCTGCTCAAGAACAACACCTCACGCAAGCTGGGCGTCAAGAACAAACGCCTCGCGGCCGCATGGAGCGACCAGTATCGGCTGGAAGTCCTGTGCGGGAGGTGAGTTATGGTGCGATCGCCCTGGCGACTACTCGGGGATCATCCTGAACTGCGATCGGGCCAAGATGTACCTCGACGGCAAGCGGCTGCAGTGGTGCTGGGCCCACCTGAAACGCGACATCCAGAATCTGATCGATTCGCCCAACGGCCAAGTCAAACATCTGGGACGCGACCTGATGCGAGAGCACGTCCGGCTGTTCAAGCTCTGGAACCGTTACAAAGCCGGCAAGATCAAGTGGCGCGCCTTTCAGGCCGACGCAGCGCCGATCCGCGACAGCGTGAACGGACTCGTGCTGCGCGGCAGCTACAGCGGCAACAAGCAGCTCGTCGGCTTCTGCGACGGGCTGCTGCCCCGCAAAGAGCACTTGTGGACGTTCCTGGAGGTGGAAGGGGTCGAGCCGACCAATAATACGGCCGAGCGTGCGCTCCGCCCGGCCGTGATCTACCGCAAGCTCAGCTTCGGCACGCAGAGCGCCTCGGGAAGCCGCTACCTAGAGCGGATGCTGAGCGTCTCGGAAACCTGCCGACTCCAGAACCGCAGCGCCTACGAGTACCTCGTTGAAGCGATGCAGGCTCACTTCGCAAGAAGGACCGCACCCTCACTGCTGACAGCAAAGAGCGCCAATGCATACGCCGCGGCGTGAATCAATTCACCAGGTCGTGAACGGTTACAATCCCCAGCCCGAATGACCGACTGAGGCGCCTGATCCCTGCCGCTTTCGGTCAGGTAGCCGGGGAAGTGCCAGAACAGCGAGTCGCGTTCCACCGTTGCTTCGACATCCGCAAAGAGCGGCGAGATGTCCACCCCGTCGACCGTGGTTCCTTGGGGCACAGCGCCCCCGGCTAGAGCCGCGAAGCTCCGATAGAAATCGACGCCGATGACCGGCGTGTGATTGACAGAGCCTCCATCCACTAGGTCAGGATTGCCGCTCCACGCGATCAGGGGCACACGGATGCCCCCTTCGTCATACTGGCCCTTCTCGCCTTTCAACGGGCCATTGTTCGATTGGCTTTGCTTGCCGCCGTTATCCGAGTAGAACAGCAGCAGCGTGTTCTCGGCGAGGGTATGGCCTGCATTGGAAGGGTCGGGCGTGGTTTCCAGGTAGTTGACGAGACGTCCGACGCTTTGGTCGAGACCTTCGATCAGCGCCCCGAATGAGGCGTTGCTGTCTTCTACGCCGGGCGCCTTGTTCTGGTACTTCGCCAGCAGGTCGCTTCGAGCATGGACATTACCGATAGGCCCGTGCACCGCGAACGTGTTGAACTGCACGAGGAAGGGCCCCGACTTCTCCTGCTCCATGAAGTCGATCGCGGCGTCGGCCAGGGCGTCGGACACGTGCTTGTCGGTTCCCACCAGAGCATCCATGGCGGCATCGCTCACGCCGGAGGCGTACGGCTTGAGGTTGGCGTTCACGTACTGTT from Pirellulimonas nuda includes:
- a CDS encoding sulfatase-like hydrolase/transferase, whose protein sequence is MSKLRTPLALIVASLVLSDVCPLAQGKPNIVFIMADDLGWSDTSNAITNLGHPSDFYETPVLERIASEGMAFTNAYTNGANCAPTRAALLTGVYASRPSNYVFNVGSLNRAGNNTMLVGPEQGLADGEVAIPTSSFTYAEMLQAACYRTSHFGKFHVTESGTDGANLIVSDHGFHENFGGQASGGPGAYHASGGTFGSSIGPGLDPYAAPYTQQYVNANLKPYASGVSDAAMDALVGTDKHVSDALADAAIDFMEQEKSGPFLVQFNTFAVHGPIGNVHARSDLLAKYQNKAPGVEDSNASFGALIEGLDQSVGRLVNYLETTPDPSNAGHTLAENTLLLFYSDNGGKQSQSNNGPLKGEKGQYDEGGIRVPLIAWSGNPDLVDGGSVNHTPVIGVDFYRSFAALAGGAVPQGTTVDGVDISPLFADVEATVERDSLFWHFPGYLTESGRDQAPQSVIRAGDCNRSRPGELIHAAAYALALFAVSSEGAVLLAK
- a CDS encoding ISAs1 family transposase, whose amino-acid sequence is MGAKASVRIAEHFEGLTDPRRREVTYPLVNIVAMALCAVLSGADDFVAIADWSREKKDWLARFLDMSSGVPSHDRFNAVFAAIKPAEFEKCLLSFITALHEVTEGQVIAIDGKTLRRSFDAASSKAPIHMVSAWASANHIALGQVVTDAKSNEITAIPKLLDILEIQGCLVTIDAMGCQREIAEQIVVGGGDYVLAVKGNQPKLHTAIKGFFAAHLEDDCSGIDCRRSESHEKGHGRQDDRYYYLAKLPDGFDEGSKWRGLKAIGLACRITTHADGTQTHDTRYYIASRYLSGQKFADAVRGHWAIENALHWQLDVTFGEDQCRIRKGHADANFSLLRRTALSLLKNNTSRKLGVKNKRLAAAWSDQYRLEVLCGR
- a CDS encoding sulfatase family protein, coding for MPATLQACLVLVLLCPVAEGAAAVEESRTTYPNILLVVSDDHSAPHVGCYGNPDVRTPVLDRLSQHGILCRRAYVTAPQCVPSRASILTGRMPLEIGLCRFSDNLRREVKILPEYLSQVGYFTGLCGRAYHLDGSGDANRPAIRALLTQDELPNIKERVDFCRVAGHPNLGEQALKQMQEFLDQKPADRPFFLQLCWSDPHRGWDDAPKPDPIDPRQLTLPETYPDTPGVRKDLAEYYNEINRLDAHTGRALEVLRERELYDNTIVVFIGDNGGSQFRGKGTLNELGIWVPLIIRLPHDEHAGTELTPLVSAEDLVPTLLEAIGLSIPSEITGKSFYPGLAGRDYEAREYVFAERMGHTAALPVNSSAFDLGRAVVSERFKRIYNCIWQLPYTPVDFDHAPFFNHLKKRNGAGELSELHSRLYFSDRAMFELYDLAEDPLELNNLAGSAEAREVENRLRTVLSAQMMRAHDFLPPPIPGKKGW